The genomic region CCTGCCAATGAGGCGCGCGATATCGTATTTCTCCGACAGGGTCAGGAGACTGTACCCATCGGGGTCGACCACTATGACCCGCTTGATCCCCTGCGTTGTGGTGCTTCCCATGAAGTTTCCCGATGACTGGAAAAGTATCCTGTCGGCGGGCACTTTGCGCGGGATCCTGACCCTCTTGCCCTCGCCCTTTGTCTGAAGGGGCCTGCACTGGACGAGATTGATCTGGAAAGCGTCCCTCGCCGTAAAGTTTATGGTGAACTCGACGTCCACGGGATACTGGTAGCTCGATTCCAGGGTCTTGAGCATTTTCCGCATGATCGCCGGAAGGGGTGTCTCGGACATGAGCCTGTCAAAGGTCACGATCCATGACTCCCCGGCCTCGAGCCCGCGGGACCTCATGAACTCGGCCGCCTCGAGGTCCCGTGTCCCGATGAGTTCCCGGTCCGCTTTCATGTCGCCCGTGATGATGTCGGCGACGGGGATCGTCTCGAGGACGTTGGTCTCGACGTTGAGGACATCGCCGTTGTGCTGGGAATATTTCTTCATATCGCTCGGTCCGCTGTGAGGGCGGAGCAGCGGAAGATCAAGGGCGATGATGCCGGGATAGTCGTGCTCCACGCGGTTCACCGCCCGGGTGCCGAGGCCTGCCACGAGGCGAAGCATCCCTGCCTTCGGGTCCATGTCCCGCCTCCAGACGAAGGTGTTGTAGGATATCCCGACACCGGCGAGATCGGGGTAGAAATAGCGGTTGCGGTAGGACCCGGAGACCCTCTGGACGAGGAGCGCCATCTGCTCGTCATTCCTGTCGAGGCCCCTCTGGAGGCGGTAGGCCAGTGCGTCCTCGTTCATGGTGCTGGCATACACACGCCTCACATGCTCGCCGAACTGCTTGTAGCGCTCCTCGGGGGTGCCCTGGTTGACGCAGAAAATACTCTCGTACTTGCCGGCGAAGGCATTGCCGAAGGCGTCTTCGAGAAGGCTGCTCGACCGTATGATGATGGGCGACTGCCCGAAGTACTCGATGAGGCGCCAGAACTGTTCCTCGATCTCTTCGGGGAAAGAGCCCTCGAGCATGGATTCCCTGAGGGTCTTCGCGACCTCGAAATACCCGTCCCGGGTCTTCTGTTCCATGCGCAGTTTCCACCACCCGTTCTCGACGAGATAGGTGTAAAAGACATCGGAACCGATGAAGAATGAGTCATGGGGTTCGAGGATGTGCTGCCAGTCAAAGGACGTATCGCCGGAGAGGATCTTCCTGGCGAGGAGCATGCCGACAGTCTTCCCCCCGATATAGCCTGTCCCTATGAGACGTCCCTTGACGGCAAGAAGGTCCTCGAGGGTGAAGTACCTCTTTGCGAGGGCGAGTATCCTTTCCTCGCGGCCGATCATGATCCTGCACAACTGGTCGAGGACCATTTCTTCCTCGTCCGTGCTCACCTTTTCTTTCAGGAGGTCGGCGACGCGGATGAAGAACCTGTCCCAGTGGTCAAGATTCCTCTTCGCAAGGTCTGTTCCCTTACCCGAGATCCGCGTGAGCAGCCGGCCTGTGTCGACGCTGCTCGTCACCGGCAGGAAGCGGTCCTCGCTTCTGCGGTGGG from Syntrophorhabdus sp. harbors:
- a CDS encoding phosphoenolpyruvate synthase is translated as MARILARESAGIAGIDEIIDGLRTGDNVVWQVDSIDDYLSFARPFAERSVRSGKKVVYMRFARHRPVIENNESVRVHNLDARSGFESFTGEVYNIITSEGRDVHYVFDSLSDLLSAWATDLMIGNFFTIACPYLYQLNTIAYFALLRENHSFKTVARIRETTQVLIDVYNVDDKIYVHPLKVRGRHSPTMFLPHRRSEDRFLPVTSSVDTGRLLTRISGKGTDLAKRNLDHWDRFFIRVADLLKEKVSTDEEEMVLDQLCRIMIGREERILALAKRYFTLEDLLAVKGRLIGTGYIGGKTVGMLLARKILSGDTSFDWQHILEPHDSFFIGSDVFYTYLVENGWWKLRMEQKTRDGYFEVAKTLRESMLEGSFPEEIEEQFWRLIEYFGQSPIIIRSSSLLEDAFGNAFAGKYESIFCVNQGTPEERYKQFGEHVRRVYASTMNEDALAYRLQRGLDRNDEQMALLVQRVSGSYRNRYFYPDLAGVGISYNTFVWRRDMDPKAGMLRLVAGLGTRAVNRVEHDYPGIIALDLPLLRPHSGPSDMKKYSQHNGDVLNVETNVLETIPVADIITGDMKADRELIGTRDLEAAEFMRSRGLEAGESWIVTFDRLMSETPLPAIMRKMLKTLESSYQYPVDVEFTINFTARDAFQINLVQCRPLQTKGEGKRVRIPRKVPADRILFQSSGNFMGSTTTQGIKRVIVVDPDGYSLLTLSEKYDIARLIGRINRQIPGQEEMPTILAGPGRWGTTTPSLGVPVRFSEINNIAVLVELAHGTGLGSVMPELSFGTHFFQDLVETGVFYVAIFPDREGSSFNRRIVERKYNLLSMLVPESARYEGIVTVVDTAEDDMKLLADVVTQKVVCFNARKTDQ